Genomic window (Vigna radiata var. radiata cultivar VC1973A chromosome 1, Vradiata_ver6, whole genome shotgun sequence):
CTTAGTTAGCTTTCACGTGCTGTAGAACAACATTATAGGCTTCATGTTCCTCCCCAAAATCCTGCAAAATGCAAATACATAAACATCCGCATACATTGAAAGGCACTACAAAACATCAATTCAAAAACAATCCAATCAAGCCATACCTTAACAACCACACATGAGCAACCAGTTACCTTCCTAGCCTTTCCCTCTGAATCAATCTTACAcaactgaaacaaaaattagTACAAGAATAAAATCCTTATGAACATTCACCAACTGAATTTGGGAATCGGGAGTAAAAGAATGGTACAAGGAATTTAAGTAAAATGGTTAGGAGTCTCTAAGGCACTTACACCAGCCCATTCTCCAAGAGTCTTTGCACTTGTAACTGTCAAAAGGCTAACGTTGTGCTCGGAGCAAAGGGCCTTCACCAGTTTCACATAATCAGGTTGGTCACAGTCTTCAGCTAGAACACAGAGCTGTGCAGCATGCTTCTCAATGATCTTGGCACTTTCATGAAGACCTCTTGCAAGACCACCGTAAGCCAGAGATTTTCTCAGCACAAGCTGTAAAGCAGTCATGATGTCCATGGGCTCACCGGGAATGGAAGCAGGTGCCTCAGCTGCAACAGCTACCTCTTCACCACTGAGCACAACAAGTATTCTAAACAGTCAGAAGATACCCATACATGAATCTTAAACTCATCCAGAAAAAGCTACTTGAGAAAAGGAGTAGAGCAATGCACATAACATTACAAGCATGTGAACAAGCTTTACCAGCAGCATCTACATGAATTATTTCCATACTGATATGTAATACATTACATACTATATCATTCAATTCTCCACAAATGAGTTAAATTGATTAGCAGTGCTTACCCACGCCGTCCTTGCACATTTCTCAACCCATtggaaattttcaaaaacaatttcctATATGATAAATGCCGCAACAAAAATGCCAACACTACCCGGAATAGACCATGGTAGATAGTTCacttcattcattttcaacacaAGGAATCAAAATCTGCAACtccaattaattaaattaaacaaccTGAAGTGATAAAATCAGTTCAGTTTTAATCATCAATGTGTTAAAATCGAAAATTGAAACTGCCAAAATCTAGGATGGCAAAAATATCGGTATATTTAAAACGGCTGGTAAACAGAGTTTTAGTGGCATATCCGTACCCAACCCGTTCTCATCTCTAACCAAATCCAACCTCAACGGATGACACAACCACGAACAGACATTGTAATTAGTATGTATATCCTCACTACCAAGCTTATCGTTATGAAGGAATGAGTCTCAGGCAACCATAACACAATAGGAATTTCAAttgaatattgaattaaaaaatcaaGGGCAGAGAGCTGCACGCATAAACCAACTAAGAAAATCGTTAAGGAAAAATTAAGCGTACCCAGACATCTTTCCTTGTTGAATTCAAAAAACTGCTTCTgcgaaaacaaaaataactattcAAATCAGAAATTCTGCAAACTCGTCAATACGCACAGAGATAAACGTTTgacacacaaaaaataaataaataaaaaaatc
Coding sequences:
- the LOC106767410 gene encoding 40S ribosomal protein S12; the encoded protein is MSGGEEVAVAAEAPASIPGEPMDIMTALQLVLRKSLAYGGLARGLHESAKIIEKHAAQLCVLAEDCDQPDYVKLVKALCSEHNVSLLTVTSAKTLGEWAGLCKIDSEGKARKVTGCSCVVVKDFGEEHEAYNVVLQHVKAN